A region of Streptomyces sp. NBC_01264 DNA encodes the following proteins:
- a CDS encoding alkaline phosphatase PhoX, which translates to MNLSRRSLLAAASVSFAGSLGVLFAGAGAGAGAGPRSKGAGTGTGTAAPVSGRGYGPLVADPAGLLDLPAGFTYRVLSRAGDPLRSGEGTVPGNFDGMAAFDAGQGRVRLVRNHENRTTAALRVPPVEGLTYDPYALGGCTLLDLDPAGRVTSERVALAGTAVNCAGGRTPWNTWLSCEETEDRAGTAGYTRDHGYVFEVDPADPRRSGAVPLTAMGRFAHEAVAVDPYRGVVYETEDAFIEPFGLFYRFLPARPLGGLGSLRAGGELEALRVPGLANLAVVDEPGAEFPVEWVPVPDPSASGTPIRLQDFGPGGITHAQKLEGCYWGDGGVHFVSSYSRTGEGAPADHHGQVWFYDPRRARLRLDVVFGPAADVQLPGDSPDNICLAPDGGLMVCEDGGGAQYVFGVTPGGEVYPMAHNADDIGKPGAPEWGEFAGVTFSPDARTMYVNAYTPGTTFAVTGPWR; encoded by the coding sequence TCTCCTTCGCCGGATCGCTCGGCGTGCTGTTCGCCGGAGCGGGAGCCGGAGCCGGAGCGGGCCCGCGCAGCAAGGGCGCGGGTACGGGTACCGGCACGGCCGCCCCCGTCTCCGGCCGCGGTTACGGCCCGCTCGTGGCCGACCCCGCCGGGCTGCTCGATTTGCCCGCCGGATTCACGTACCGCGTCCTGTCGCGCGCCGGCGACCCACTGCGCTCGGGCGAGGGCACCGTCCCCGGCAACTTCGACGGCATGGCCGCCTTCGACGCCGGGCAGGGCCGCGTCCGGCTCGTGCGCAACCACGAGAACCGCACCACCGCCGCCCTGCGGGTCCCTCCCGTCGAGGGGCTCACCTACGACCCGTACGCCCTCGGCGGCTGCACCCTCCTCGACCTGGACCCGGCCGGCCGGGTCACCTCCGAGCGCGTCGCCCTGGCCGGCACCGCCGTCAACTGCGCGGGCGGCCGTACTCCCTGGAACACCTGGCTGTCCTGCGAGGAGACCGAGGACCGGGCCGGCACCGCCGGCTACACCCGAGACCACGGCTACGTCTTCGAGGTCGACCCCGCCGACCCCCGCCGCTCCGGCGCCGTCCCGCTCACCGCGATGGGCCGCTTCGCGCACGAGGCCGTCGCCGTGGACCCGTACCGCGGTGTGGTCTACGAGACGGAGGACGCCTTCATCGAACCCTTCGGGCTGTTCTACCGGTTCCTGCCCGCCCGCCCCCTCGGCGGACTCGGCTCCCTGCGCGCGGGCGGCGAGCTGGAGGCCCTGCGGGTCCCCGGACTGGCGAACCTGGCGGTGGTGGACGAGCCCGGGGCCGAGTTCCCGGTGGAGTGGGTGCCCGTCCCGGACCCGTCCGCGTCCGGGACCCCGATCCGGCTCCAGGACTTCGGCCCGGGCGGGATCACCCACGCCCAGAAGCTGGAGGGCTGCTACTGGGGCGACGGCGGCGTCCACTTCGTCTCCAGCTACTCCCGCACCGGCGAGGGCGCCCCCGCCGACCACCACGGCCAGGTGTGGTTCTACGATCCGCGGCGCGCGCGGCTCCGGCTGGACGTGGTCTTCGGCCCGGCCGCCGACGTCCAGCTGCCCGGCGACTCCCCCGACAACATCTGCCTGGCCCCCGACGGCGGACTGATGGTGTGCGAGGACGGCGGCGGCGCGCAGTACGTCTTCGGCGTGACCCCCGGCGGCGAGGTCTACCCGATGGCCCACAACGCCGACGACATCGGGAAGCCGGGGGCGCCGGAGTGGGGCGAGTTCGCCGGGGTCACCTTCTCCCCGGACGCCCGGACCATGTACGTGAACGCGTACACGCCCGGGACCACCTTCGCGGTGACGGGTCCCTGGCGCTGA
- a CDS encoding PPK2 family polyphosphate kinase, which produces MSPLLRVPTGERVDLGSFHPGGTPAGPTDKAAGVAATAQMGERLASLQERLYAASTAGDRRRVLLVLQGMDTSGKGGTVKHVIGLFNPSGCRIKAFKAPTPEEQNHPFLWRVMKALPQPGEIGIFDRSHYEDVLIARVRDLVPRSQLGRRYAQINRFEKSLAGDGVTVVKVFLHIGYEEQRKRLVERLDNPDKHWKFNVGDIEERSVWPAYQQAYELALERCSTDAAPWYVVPSDRKWYRNWAISKLLLEHLEGIAPQYPKGDFDVEECRTRLLAT; this is translated from the coding sequence CTGAGCCCCCTGCTCCGCGTCCCCACCGGCGAGCGCGTCGACCTCGGGTCCTTCCACCCCGGAGGGACCCCGGCCGGTCCCACCGACAAGGCCGCCGGCGTGGCGGCCACCGCCCAGATGGGTGAACGGCTCGCCTCCCTCCAGGAACGGCTCTACGCGGCCAGCACCGCGGGCGACCGCCGCCGGGTCCTGCTCGTGCTCCAGGGCATGGACACCAGCGGCAAGGGCGGCACCGTCAAGCACGTGATCGGCCTGTTCAACCCCTCGGGCTGCCGGATCAAGGCCTTCAAGGCCCCCACGCCGGAGGAGCAGAACCACCCCTTCCTCTGGCGCGTCATGAAGGCGCTCCCCCAGCCGGGCGAGATCGGCATCTTCGACCGTTCGCACTACGAGGACGTCCTCATCGCCCGCGTCCGCGACCTGGTGCCGCGCAGTCAGCTGGGCCGCCGCTACGCGCAGATCAACCGGTTCGAGAAGTCCCTCGCCGGCGACGGCGTCACCGTGGTGAAGGTCTTCCTCCACATCGGCTACGAGGAGCAGCGCAAGCGGCTCGTGGAGCGGCTCGACAACCCGGACAAGCACTGGAAGTTCAACGTGGGCGACATCGAGGAGCGCTCGGTGTGGCCCGCGTACCAGCAGGCGTACGAGCTGGCCCTGGAGCGCTGCTCCACGGACGCCGCGCCCTGGTACGTCGTCCCCTCGGACCGGAAGTGGTACCGCAACTGGGCGATCAGCAAACTGCTGCTGGAGCATCTGGAGGGCATCGCTCCGCAGTACCCGAAGGGTGACTTCGACGTGGAGGAGTGCCGCACCCGTCTGCTTGCCACATAG
- a CDS encoding polysaccharide deacetylase family protein has product MTISVRRTAAVAAVAALSAALAACGGGAATPGAGGQARMGVSAAPSAPASASPSTAGSAAPPASPRSSPPASPQAGAPDKVPTMAPGPGGLTPVFDRAKQRTDKTVALTFDADMTSDQGPRAAGGEHFDNPQLISTLRSLKVPSTVFMTGRWAEEYPDQAKSIGTDPNFEIANHSYSHHAFKSPCYGLPTLDEAAARADVDRAFEAFRKAGAVNTVPYFRFPGGCYDDQALRAISTAKVTAVQWDVVSGDAFAKDPDAVAEQVLAGVKPGSVVVMHCTRSAAPVTEEAIRTIVPELRKRGYRFVKVSDLIGK; this is encoded by the coding sequence GTGACCATCTCAGTGCGCAGGACGGCTGCCGTCGCGGCCGTAGCAGCTCTCAGTGCCGCCCTCGCCGCGTGCGGGGGCGGCGCCGCTACCCCGGGCGCCGGCGGCCAGGCCCGGATGGGAGTCTCCGCGGCCCCCTCCGCCCCGGCCTCCGCCTCCCCTTCCACCGCGGGCTCCGCCGCCCCGCCGGCGAGCCCCCGGAGCAGTCCGCCGGCTTCCCCGCAGGCCGGCGCCCCCGACAAGGTGCCGACCATGGCTCCTGGTCCGGGCGGTCTGACCCCCGTCTTCGACCGCGCGAAGCAGCGGACCGACAAGACGGTCGCGCTGACCTTCGACGCCGACATGACCTCCGACCAGGGGCCGCGCGCGGCGGGCGGGGAACACTTCGACAACCCGCAGCTGATCTCCACGCTGCGCAGCCTCAAGGTGCCCTCGACGGTCTTCATGACGGGCCGCTGGGCCGAGGAGTACCCGGACCAGGCGAAGTCCATCGGCACGGACCCGAACTTCGAGATCGCGAACCACTCGTACAGCCACCACGCCTTCAAGTCCCCGTGCTACGGGCTCCCCACCCTCGACGAGGCCGCCGCCCGCGCCGACGTGGACCGGGCCTTCGAGGCCTTCCGCAAGGCGGGCGCGGTCAACACCGTCCCGTACTTCCGCTTCCCCGGCGGCTGCTACGACGACCAGGCGCTGCGGGCGATCTCCACGGCCAAGGTCACGGCCGTCCAGTGGGACGTGGTCAGCGGGGACGCGTTCGCGAAGGATCCCGACGCGGTGGCCGAACAGGTCCTGGCCGGGGTGAAGCCCGGCTCGGTCGTGGTCATGCACTGCACGCGCAGCGCCGCCCCGGTCACCGAGGAGGCCATCCGCACGATCGTCCCGGAGCTGCGCAAGCGCGGCTACCGCTTCGTCAAGGTCTCCGACCTCATCGGGAAGTAG
- a CDS encoding AIM24 family protein, which translates to MKSDLFASGNQAEASAVPGMTLQNATSVKYAVNGEMLARQGSMVAFRGNLQFERKGQGIGGMLKRAVTGEGLALMSVRGQGEAWFAHRAGHCFIIEFEPGDALTVNGRNVLCFDPTLGYEIKMLKGAGMTGGGLFNSLFTGTGKLAVVCDGNPIVIPVTPQSPVYVDTDAVVGWSARLETALHRSQSVGSMIRGGSGEAVQLKLSGEGFVIVRPSEATESAAAH; encoded by the coding sequence ATGAAGAGCGACCTTTTCGCGTCCGGGAACCAGGCCGAGGCGTCCGCCGTGCCCGGTATGACCCTGCAGAACGCCACGTCAGTGAAGTACGCCGTCAACGGTGAGATGCTCGCCCGCCAGGGCTCGATGGTCGCCTTCCGGGGGAACCTGCAGTTCGAGCGCAAGGGACAGGGCATCGGCGGCATGCTCAAGCGCGCCGTCACGGGCGAGGGGCTCGCGCTGATGTCCGTACGCGGGCAGGGCGAGGCCTGGTTCGCGCACCGGGCAGGCCACTGCTTCATCATCGAGTTCGAGCCCGGCGACGCGCTCACCGTCAACGGCCGCAACGTCCTGTGCTTCGACCCGACCCTCGGCTACGAGATAAAGATGCTCAAGGGCGCCGGCATGACCGGCGGCGGCCTCTTCAACAGCCTCTTCACCGGCACCGGAAAGCTCGCCGTTGTCTGCGACGGGAACCCGATCGTCATCCCGGTCACCCCGCAGAGCCCGGTCTACGTGGACACCGACGCGGTGGTCGGCTGGAGCGCCCGCCTGGAGACGGCGCTGCACCGTTCCCAGTCCGTCGGCTCGATGATCCGCGGCGGCTCCGGCGAGGCCGTCCAGCTGAAGCTCAGCGGCGAGGGGTTCGTCATCGTCCGCCCGAGCGAGGCCACCGAGTCGGCCGCCGCCCACTGA
- a CDS encoding aminoacyl-tRNA hydrolase, with amino-acid sequence MSTEDTRHSTLVPAVPAVGSDSPFRQERIARDDAPQYVLPLVVRIEKTEPPARTDALETAARAVLVLLTDERSAGEGEWAAAVRDWQDARIRKVVRRARGAEWRKAGTLPGLTVHGADSEVRVFPPIPLDGWPKELAKLQVSGTDLDDPEPVAPAEAGLPVLWLNPDLDMSAGKAMAQAGHAAQLAWWELTGPERTAWRESGFRLAVRTAARERWTELSGSGLPVVRDAGFTEIAPGSCTVVADHPALRARL; translated from the coding sequence ATGAGCACCGAGGACACGCGCCACAGCACCCTTGTACCCGCAGTACCCGCAGTCGGGTCCGACAGCCCCTTCCGGCAGGAGCGGATCGCCCGCGACGACGCACCGCAGTACGTCCTCCCGCTGGTCGTGCGGATCGAGAAGACGGAGCCGCCGGCCCGGACCGACGCCCTGGAGACGGCCGCCCGCGCGGTGCTCGTCCTGCTCACCGACGAGCGGTCGGCCGGCGAGGGCGAGTGGGCGGCGGCGGTCCGGGACTGGCAGGACGCGCGGATCCGCAAGGTGGTGCGCAGGGCGCGCGGGGCGGAGTGGCGCAAGGCCGGGACCCTGCCGGGCCTCACGGTGCACGGCGCGGACTCGGAGGTACGGGTCTTCCCGCCGATCCCGCTCGACGGCTGGCCCAAGGAGCTGGCCAAGCTCCAGGTGTCGGGCACCGACCTGGACGACCCGGAGCCGGTCGCCCCGGCGGAGGCCGGGCTGCCGGTCCTCTGGCTCAACCCGGACCTGGACATGTCGGCCGGCAAGGCCATGGCCCAGGCCGGGCACGCGGCGCAGCTCGCGTGGTGGGAACTGACCGGCCCGGAGCGGACCGCGTGGCGGGAGTCCGGCTTCCGGCTGGCCGTACGGACGGCCGCGCGCGAGCGGTGGACGGAGCTGTCCGGGAGCGGGCTGCCGGTGGTCCGGGACGCGGGGTTCACGGAGATCGC